In Bermanella sp. WJH001, the following are encoded in one genomic region:
- a CDS encoding ABC transporter permease subunit, which translates to MSSFSGNVWLSGFSTWKARLTIFTKINWGRLGVISVPYLWLAVFFFIPFLVVFKISLSESAIAIPPYSDLLDFNVEEAYLNIKLNLGNYLYLWEDSFYFDAYLSSIKIAAVSTFFTLLVGFPIAYLIARSDEKIRGILLALVILPFWTSFLLRVYAWVGLLKNQGLINEVLLSLGIINEPLTMLQTDFAVYIGIVYTYLPFMILPLYSALEKMDISLLEAAEDLGARPIQSFFMVTIPLAMPGIIAGCMLVFIPAVGEYVIPALLGGSDTLMIGRVLWDEFSLNRDWPMASAVATVMLVFLVLPIMLIRNKSGKEEGM; encoded by the coding sequence ATGAGTTCATTTTCTGGAAACGTGTGGCTTTCTGGATTTTCAACTTGGAAGGCGCGCTTAACTATATTTACCAAAATCAATTGGGGTCGCCTTGGTGTGATCTCAGTTCCTTACCTTTGGTTAGCAGTGTTCTTTTTTATACCGTTTTTAGTGGTATTTAAAATTTCACTTTCCGAATCGGCCATTGCTATTCCACCGTACAGTGACCTACTGGACTTTAATGTTGAAGAGGCTTATCTCAATATTAAATTGAATCTAGGTAATTACCTGTATTTATGGGAAGACAGCTTTTATTTTGATGCCTACCTCAGCTCGATTAAAATCGCCGCGGTTTCAACTTTCTTTACTTTGTTAGTGGGTTTTCCCATTGCATATTTGATTGCAAGAAGTGATGAAAAAATTCGTGGTATTTTATTAGCACTGGTTATTTTGCCATTTTGGACATCGTTCCTATTACGCGTATACGCGTGGGTGGGTTTGTTAAAAAACCAAGGTCTGATCAACGAAGTGTTACTTTCGTTGGGGATTATTAATGAACCACTCACCATGCTGCAAACTGACTTTGCGGTTTATATCGGTATTGTTTATACCTACTTACCTTTCATGATTTTACCTTTGTATTCTGCTCTTGAAAAAATGGATATTTCTCTACTTGAGGCAGCAGAAGATTTAGGTGCACGCCCTATTCAAAGCTTTTTCATGGTCACCATTCCTTTGGCTATGCCCGGCATTATTGCTGGCTGCATGTTGGTATTTATTCCGGCTGTGGGTGAGTACGTGATACCTGCACTTTTAGGTGGCTCAGATACCTTGATGATTGGTCGCGTATTGTGGGATGAATTCTCGTTGAATCGTGATTGGCCAATGGCATCTGCAGTTGCAACTGTCATGCTGGTGTTCTTAGTGTTGCCGATCATGTTAATACGCAACAAGTCTGGTAAAGAGGAGGGCATGTAA
- a CDS encoding ABC transporter permease subunit, whose product MKRRSLFLNSTAAFLSLKIAFISATLAVVLGTMAGFALSRMGRFRGKLLFSGWVSAPLVMPEVITGLSLLLLFVAMESAFGWPAGRGELTVIIAHTTFCLAYVAVIVQSRLVVLDDTLEEAAMDLGAKPSTLFFLVTLPLISPAIIAGWLLSFTLSLDDLVIASFVSGPGDSTLPMVIFSKVRLGVTPEVNALATLMIAIVAIGVIFAMLYMRKQNKMLAAAQEG is encoded by the coding sequence ATGAAAAGACGTTCTCTGTTTTTAAATTCAACGGCGGCATTTTTAAGTTTAAAAATTGCCTTCATCAGTGCCACCCTTGCGGTGGTGTTGGGCACCATGGCTGGTTTTGCTTTATCTCGAATGGGGCGTTTTCGCGGTAAATTACTATTTTCTGGCTGGGTCAGTGCTCCTCTGGTAATGCCCGAAGTGATCACAGGTCTTTCGTTGTTACTATTGTTTGTAGCAATGGAAAGTGCGTTTGGCTGGCCAGCTGGTCGTGGTGAGTTAACGGTTATTATTGCTCATACAACATTCTGTTTAGCGTATGTTGCGGTAATTGTGCAGTCACGATTAGTCGTGCTGGATGACACATTAGAAGAAGCCGCAATGGATTTAGGTGCTAAACCTTCTACCTTATTTTTCTTGGTGACATTGCCGCTCATTTCACCTGCCATTATTGCAGGTTGGTTGCTGTCGTTTACGTTGTCATTAGATGACTTGGTGATCGCAAGCTTTGTATCTGGCCCAGGTGACAGTACGTTACCTATGGTGATTTTCTCCAAGGTACGTTTAGGGGTGACACCAGAAGTAAATGCGCTAGCCACATTAATGATCGCAATCGTAGCCATTGGCGTTATTTTCGCCATGTTATATATGCGTAAGCAAAACAAAATGTTGGCAGCAGCCCAAGAAGGCTAA
- a CDS encoding glutamine amidotransferase, producing the protein MKVGILATGITPDELINQFGSYSEMFMQLFNNNGYEFEYDVYDVRDDVFPSSVNDCEAWIITGSKFNVYQNLEWMQKLKTLILDIHASKKPLVGICFGHQIIAEAFGGKVDKYPGGWGVGLHNYRLIGSQNFIADGSHDFTINAMHQDQVLVKPENAVVFAESDFCQYAGLLYDDQILTFQAHPEFTLDYEDALVEARKGPVVPTDVAEEGLKTLRTENAKTESNKVAHWMADFIKDRV; encoded by the coding sequence ATGAAAGTCGGTATTTTAGCCACAGGTATTACACCCGATGAGCTGATTAATCAATTTGGCTCGTATTCTGAAATGTTTATGCAGTTATTTAACAATAACGGTTATGAGTTTGAATACGACGTTTATGATGTTCGCGATGATGTATTCCCATCTTCGGTGAATGATTGTGAAGCTTGGATTATTACGGGTTCAAAATTTAATGTTTACCAAAATCTTGAGTGGATGCAAAAATTAAAAACACTCATATTAGATATTCATGCTAGTAAAAAACCGTTAGTTGGCATTTGTTTCGGGCATCAAATTATTGCGGAAGCATTTGGCGGTAAAGTAGATAAATACCCTGGAGGTTGGGGTGTTGGTTTGCATAATTACCGTCTAATCGGAAGCCAAAATTTTATCGCAGATGGTTCTCACGATTTTACCATTAATGCGATGCATCAGGATCAAGTGCTTGTCAAACCCGAGAATGCAGTCGTGTTTGCCGAGTCTGATTTTTGCCAATATGCAGGCCTTTTGTATGATGATCAAATCTTAACTTTTCAAGCTCATCCTGAATTTACGCTTGATTATGAAGATGCGCTAGTAGAAGCACGCAAAGGCCCTGTTGTGCCGACTGACGTGGCGGAAGAAGGTTTAAAAACTTTACGTACAGAAAATGCGAAAACCGAGTCAAATAAAGTGGCTCATTGGATGGCTGACTTTATTAAAGATCGAGTTTGA
- a CDS encoding glutamine amidotransferase — MKIGILVTGHIDEPHIKNYGGYAQMFQRLFEAAGVTFEYEVFYVIDEQWPEYIDSCDGWLITGSASGVYDNTPWMQKLKKWIIHAHEQHIPMVGICFGHQIIAQAFAGHVEKFSGGWGVGPHRYELNDFLLEGKGDVQLHAVHQDQVVKKPLNAVCLASSEFCENAILAYGNTILTIQAHPEFTKEYATDLLELHQGHAIATEPAQQALAKLNGQYPVDDMAVARWMARVFLLKA, encoded by the coding sequence ATGAAAATTGGAATATTGGTCACAGGTCATATCGATGAGCCACACATTAAAAATTATGGCGGTTATGCGCAAATGTTTCAGCGGTTATTTGAAGCGGCCGGAGTCACATTTGAATATGAGGTGTTTTATGTGATCGATGAGCAATGGCCTGAGTATATTGATAGTTGTGATGGGTGGTTAATTACGGGCTCAGCCAGTGGTGTATATGACAATACACCTTGGATGCAAAAACTGAAAAAATGGATCATTCATGCTCATGAGCAGCATATCCCCATGGTTGGAATATGTTTTGGTCATCAAATTATTGCACAAGCTTTTGCCGGTCACGTTGAAAAGTTTAGTGGCGGTTGGGGAGTGGGCCCTCATCGTTATGAACTCAATGACTTTTTATTAGAAGGTAAAGGTGATGTTCAGCTGCATGCAGTGCATCAAGATCAGGTGGTAAAAAAGCCATTAAACGCGGTTTGTCTGGCCAGTTCTGAATTTTGTGAGAATGCAATACTAGCTTACGGTAACACGATTTTAACCATACAGGCTCACCCTGAATTCACCAAAGAATATGCAACGGACTTACTTGAGTTACACCAAGGACACGCTATTGCCACAGAGCCTGCGCAACAAGCATTGGCTAAATTAAACGGTCAGTATCCTGTTGATGATATGGCGGTGGCGCGCTGGATGGCTCGTGTCTTTTTGTTAAAAGCCTAG
- a CDS encoding lactoylglutathione lyase family protein: MNNVYPRNFSHIGISVPNLEAAVTFYTEVLGWYRIMEPTEIIEDNSPIGEMCTDVFGAGWESFRIAHLSTGDRIGVELFEFKNQVNPENNFEYWKTGIFHFCVQDPNVEELAERIVAAGGKKRMQAPRYYYPGEKPYRMIYMEDPFGNILEIYSHSYELIYSEGAY, encoded by the coding sequence ATGAATAACGTTTACCCTCGCAATTTTTCTCATATCGGCATTTCTGTGCCTAATTTAGAGGCAGCCGTTACGTTCTACACAGAGGTACTCGGCTGGTACCGTATTATGGAACCCACCGAGATCATCGAAGATAACAGCCCCATTGGTGAAATGTGTACCGATGTATTTGGCGCAGGCTGGGAAAGCTTTCGTATTGCCCATTTATCAACAGGTGATCGGATTGGAGTGGAACTGTTCGAATTTAAAAACCAAGTAAACCCTGAAAACAACTTTGAATACTGGAAAACAGGCATCTTTCACTTTTGTGTACAAGACCCAAATGTAGAAGAGTTAGCCGAACGCATTGTGGCTGCTGGTGGTAAAAAGCGCATGCAAGCACCGCGTTATTATTACCCAGGAGAAAAGCCCTACCGCATGATTTATATGGAAGACCCGTTCGGCAATATTCTTGAAATTTACAGTCATAGTTATGAATTAATTTATAGCGAAGGCGCGTACTAA
- a CDS encoding LysR family transcriptional regulator has protein sequence MINPVWLRSFCTLVEVGHFTRTAEQLHMTQSGVSQHIHKLEEHLGQLVLARDGKQFTLTPSGENLYKQGREIVRALSNLEQSVSLDPSHEGLVRIMSPGSVGLKLYAKLIAFQHKHQKLSIDYRFAPNASIEKALINNEVDFGFMSRPSQLSEIKTQAVAQ, from the coding sequence ATGATTAATCCAGTATGGCTGCGCAGCTTTTGCACCTTGGTAGAGGTGGGGCATTTCACCCGAACAGCAGAGCAACTCCATATGACACAGTCAGGGGTGAGTCAGCATATTCATAAATTGGAAGAGCATCTGGGGCAGCTTGTATTAGCCCGAGACGGCAAGCAATTTACCCTGACACCGTCGGGTGAAAACTTATATAAACAAGGTCGTGAGATTGTACGGGCACTGTCTAATTTAGAGCAGAGTGTGAGTTTGGACCCAAGCCATGAAGGGTTAGTTAGAATCATGTCTCCAGGCAGTGTCGGATTAAAGCTATATGCAAAGTTAATTGCGTTTCAGCACAAGCATCAAAAGCTTTCCATTGATTATCGCTTTGCTCCCAATGCCAGTATCGAAAAAGCCCTTATTAATAATGAAGTTGATTTTGGTTTTATGTCGCGCCCATCACAATTAAGCGAAATTAAAACACAAGCTGTCGCGCAATAG
- a CDS encoding LysR family transcriptional regulator — protein sequence MLVTPKSIKQPTWESLKQLGFIDHPDGAHHAQLLLSENFAAFGHINDFKKTGFSNQIHLILEPVSLGLGFTVLPAYAVDAFSKKQLINVHTLNKPVSEVLYVCSHKYKVLAKRMQTVIDESCSYLS from the coding sequence TTGTTAGTTACCCCTAAGTCCATAAAACAGCCCACATGGGAGTCGCTCAAACAATTAGGTTTTATTGATCACCCAGATGGTGCTCATCATGCGCAATTATTACTGAGTGAAAACTTTGCAGCGTTTGGGCATATTAATGATTTTAAAAAAACAGGATTTTCAAATCAGATTCATTTGATTTTAGAGCCTGTCAGTTTAGGTTTAGGTTTTACCGTATTGCCGGCCTATGCTGTTGATGCATTTTCTAAAAAACAACTCATCAATGTGCATACGTTGAACAAGCCTGTGAGTGAGGTTTTGTATGTGTGCTCACATAAATACAAGGTACTGGCTAAACGTATGCAAACAGTCATTGATGAATCATGTTCTTATTTATCGTGA
- the alr gene encoding alanine racemase, whose protein sequence is MGRAATATINLNAFRDNYRLAKSVAPHQQAVAIIKADGYGHGAIKLALALEPEADAFGVACIEEALELRHGGIKKPILLLEGFFTADELPIISDNQFWCAVHSLEQIETLAQANLNRPINIWLKMDSGMHRLGVMPNDYVMAYEKLTQLPQVHQIVLMSHFASADDLTSEITRKQIDCFNQTTASIDAPISIANSAATLGHEETRHEFQRPGIMLYGATPFEHSHPLADQLKAVMTLSSEIIAIRALDAGEGVGYSHRHVCQTPTKVGTVAMGYADGYPRHAKEGTPVIVNGQRTQIIGRVSMDMLTVDLTHIKDAKVGSRVELWGDNLPAAEVARYANTIPYTLFTGVTRRVHKKYVNE, encoded by the coding sequence ATGGGCAGAGCTGCCACCGCCACTATTAATTTAAATGCGTTTCGCGATAATTATCGTTTAGCAAAATCCGTTGCACCCCACCAACAAGCCGTTGCCATTATCAAAGCTGATGGTTACGGCCATGGTGCAATTAAACTGGCACTTGCCCTTGAGCCCGAAGCAGATGCATTTGGTGTTGCCTGCATTGAAGAAGCCCTAGAGTTGCGCCATGGGGGTATTAAAAAGCCCATATTGCTTCTTGAAGGTTTTTTTACCGCTGATGAATTACCGATTATCAGCGATAACCAATTTTGGTGTGCGGTTCACAGCCTTGAGCAAATTGAGACTCTTGCTCAAGCTAACCTTAACCGCCCAATTAATATCTGGTTAAAAATGGATAGCGGCATGCACAGGTTAGGTGTTATGCCGAATGATTATGTCATGGCGTATGAAAAACTAACTCAACTGCCACAAGTTCATCAGATTGTTTTAATGAGCCATTTTGCCAGTGCTGATGATCTCACCAGCGAAATTACACGCAAACAAATTGATTGCTTTAATCAAACCACCGCCTCAATTGATGCGCCTATCAGTATTGCCAATAGCGCCGCAACGCTCGGGCATGAGGAAACACGCCATGAGTTTCAACGCCCAGGCATCATGCTCTATGGTGCGACACCGTTTGAACATTCACACCCATTAGCAGATCAACTGAAAGCGGTTATGACTCTCTCATCAGAAATCATAGCCATAAGAGCGTTAGATGCGGGCGAAGGGGTTGGCTACAGTCATCGCCATGTTTGCCAAACCCCGACAAAAGTGGGCACCGTTGCCATGGGTTATGCCGATGGTTATCCACGACATGCAAAAGAAGGCACTCCTGTTATTGTTAACGGGCAGCGCACACAGATTATCGGGCGTGTCTCTATGGATATGTTAACCGTGGATCTCACTCATATTAAAGATGCAAAAGTGGGATCAAGGGTTGAATTATGGGGTGACAACTTACCCGCAGCAGAAGTGGCGCGCTATGCAAATACGATTCCTTACACACTCTTTACCGGGGTGACTCGTCGTGTTCATAAAAAATACGTGAATGAATAA
- a CDS encoding D-amino acid dehydrogenase: MHIAILGGGVLGVASAWYLAKSGHQVTVIDRQNHVAQETSHGNAGMISPGYSSPWAAPGVPIKAIGWMLQDLAPFMINLKEVDGYTLSWMTKMLANCNTHSYQTNKARMLRIAQYSRDCFVEIRKELNLDYDARQRGTLQLFRKQKQIDALHKDIKVLQELGIEHQKLDMDGCLLHEPALAQVKDKFVGGLRLPGDETGDCFKFTTALAKECEKLGVNFMMNTRIEKLNESKGKITSVSTDAGIIMADNFLCALGSYSPQVLKTVGIDVPIYPIKGYSLTLPIEDESRAPQSTIMDETYKVAVTRFDDRIRVGGTAEIASYNLECPKKRRASVDFVIQDMFPGATDIAKAEFWTGLRPMTPDSTPVLGGTRYSNLFLNTGHGTLGWTMSLGSAKFVCDIINQKIPDIDPEGLSIERYYA; the protein is encoded by the coding sequence ATGCATATAGCGATTTTGGGTGGCGGCGTGTTAGGCGTGGCCAGTGCTTGGTATTTAGCTAAGTCTGGTCACCAAGTTACCGTGATTGATCGTCAAAACCATGTGGCACAAGAAACCAGTCATGGCAATGCAGGCATGATCTCACCTGGCTACAGCTCCCCTTGGGCGGCCCCTGGTGTGCCCATTAAAGCCATCGGCTGGATGCTACAAGATCTTGCCCCTTTTATGATTAACCTCAAAGAGGTGGATGGCTATACCTTGTCTTGGATGACCAAGATGTTAGCGAACTGCAATACACATTCTTATCAAACGAATAAAGCGCGCATGTTGCGCATTGCCCAATATAGCCGTGACTGTTTTGTGGAAATTCGTAAAGAATTAAACCTTGATTACGATGCCCGCCAACGTGGAACACTGCAATTATTTCGCAAACAAAAACAAATCGATGCGCTGCATAAAGACATAAAGGTATTGCAAGAACTTGGGATTGAACACCAAAAACTGGATATGGACGGCTGCCTTCTACACGAACCAGCCTTAGCACAAGTAAAAGATAAATTTGTTGGTGGCTTACGCTTGCCTGGTGATGAAACTGGAGACTGTTTTAAATTCACAACCGCCCTTGCCAAAGAATGTGAAAAATTGGGTGTCAATTTTATGATGAATACCCGCATAGAAAAGTTAAATGAAAGCAAAGGCAAAATCACCAGTGTCAGCACAGATGCCGGCATCATCATGGCCGATAATTTTTTATGTGCGTTGGGCAGTTACTCACCGCAAGTTTTAAAAACCGTCGGTATTGATGTGCCTATTTACCCTATTAAAGGTTATTCACTGACACTGCCGATTGAGGATGAAAGTCGCGCCCCCCAATCAACGATTATGGATGAAACCTACAAGGTGGCGGTCACCCGTTTTGATGATCGTATTCGTGTAGGTGGCACCGCAGAAATTGCTTCGTATAACTTAGAGTGCCCTAAAAAACGCCGCGCAAGTGTTGATTTTGTCATCCAAGATATGTTCCCAGGTGCCACTGATATTGCTAAGGCTGAGTTTTGGACAGGCCTTCGCCCCATGACACCAGATAGCACTCCAGTATTGGGCGGCACTCGTTATTCAAATTTATTTTTAAACACAGGTCATGGCACCTTGGGTTGGACCATGTCATTGGGGTCTGCAAAATTTGTATGCGACATTATTAACCAAAAAATTCCCGATATAGACCCAGAGGGTTTATCGATCGAGCGTTATTACGCATAA
- a CDS encoding Lrp/AsnC ligand binding domain-containing protein — translation MKEVKKRSLDRLDMSILRNLQNDARISYVDLAEKVGLSSTPCIERVKRLEKEGYIEGYYARLNPEALGFSMLVFVEISLSYQSPDAFKEFNKAVKQLPYILECHLVSGDADYLIKARIDGMSEYRALLGDMLLTLPGVKHSKSYIVMEEVKETQELPLEFRQKKN, via the coding sequence ATGAAAGAGGTCAAAAAGCGTTCGTTAGATCGTTTAGATATGAGCATTTTACGTAACCTGCAAAACGATGCTCGCATCAGTTATGTGGATTTAGCTGAAAAGGTGGGGTTAAGCTCCACACCTTGCATTGAGCGGGTTAAACGCCTAGAAAAAGAAGGCTATATCGAGGGGTATTATGCGCGCTTAAACCCCGAGGCCTTAGGGTTTAGTATGCTGGTATTTGTGGAGATATCCCTTTCATATCAATCACCTGATGCCTTTAAAGAATTTAACAAAGCGGTGAAACAGCTGCCTTATATACTGGAGTGCCATTTGGTATCAGGGGATGCGGATTACCTGATCAAAGCCCGCATTGATGGGATGTCGGAGTATCGTGCGCTGCTGGGGGATATGCTGTTAACTCTACCAGGGGTGAAACATTCAAAGAGTTATATTGTGATGGAAGAAGTGAAAGAAACACAAGAGCTTCCTTTAGAATTTCGCCAGAAAAAAAACTAA
- a CDS encoding 3-deoxy-7-phosphoheptulonate synthase encodes MQSAQLLKDDSLNQSTHAKSVITQALPSPTELKQLLTLSSSLEQQVESQRQQIRNILQGTDTRLMIITGPCSLHDEAAALDYAKRLKMLSDQVSDNILIVMRAYVEKPRTTTGWKGLAYDPQRNGTGDIEHGLHCSRQLMIKLIELGLPLATEALNPMTMMYLDDLISWTAIGARTAESQIHREMISHLNMPVGIKNGTDGSVDTAVNAMISASRPHHCLGMDANGNIAMLDTPGNPDTHVVLRGGRNLTNYDADSIAQTLTQLQKAEHDNQLHAKVIVDCSHDNSQKQHDNQLPIAKEVVQQIINGNNNISGIMLESFIEPGKQSMEGCNHDGCLKYGMSITDACISWEQTQTLIEQLNSKLSSVE; translated from the coding sequence ATGCAATCGGCCCAGCTTCTTAAAGACGATTCACTTAATCAATCGACACATGCTAAGTCGGTTATTACCCAGGCTTTACCGTCACCGACGGAACTCAAACAATTGTTAACGTTAAGTTCTTCGCTTGAGCAACAGGTAGAGAGTCAGCGCCAGCAAATTCGCAATATTTTGCAAGGCACTGATACACGCCTAATGATTATTACCGGCCCTTGTTCATTGCATGATGAAGCCGCCGCGCTGGATTACGCTAAGCGCCTTAAAATGTTAAGTGATCAAGTATCCGACAACATATTAATTGTGATGCGCGCCTATGTTGAAAAACCACGTACTACCACTGGCTGGAAAGGCCTCGCCTACGACCCGCAACGCAATGGTACCGGGGATATTGAACACGGCTTACATTGCTCTCGCCAATTGATGATTAAATTAATTGAGCTGGGTTTGCCACTGGCCACCGAAGCCTTAAATCCCATGACCATGATGTACTTAGATGATTTAATCAGTTGGACGGCCATCGGTGCGCGCACGGCTGAATCACAAATTCACCGTGAAATGATCAGTCATCTCAATATGCCTGTGGGCATTAAAAACGGCACCGATGGCTCGGTGGATACCGCAGTTAACGCGATGATCTCAGCGAGCCGCCCCCATCATTGTTTAGGTATGGATGCCAACGGTAATATCGCCATGCTCGATACACCGGGGAACCCTGATACACACGTGGTATTGCGTGGAGGCCGTAACTTAACCAATTACGATGCCGATAGTATTGCGCAAACATTAACGCAATTACAAAAAGCAGAACACGATAATCAATTGCACGCCAAAGTTATTGTGGATTGCTCCCATGACAACTCGCAAAAACAACACGACAATCAATTGCCCATTGCTAAAGAAGTTGTACAGCAGATTATAAATGGAAATAACAATATCAGCGGCATCATGTTAGAAAGCTTCATTGAACCGGGCAAACAATCAATGGAAGGGTGTAACCATGACGGCTGTTTAAAATACGGTATGTCCATTACCGATGCGTGTATCAGTTGGGAGCAAACACAGACGCTTATTGAGCAGTTAAATAGTAAATTAAGCTCAGTTGAGTAA